In Candidatus Dormiibacterota bacterium, the genomic stretch GGATTTCGAAGATATCCGAACTTCTCGACCTTACCGAAGACGAAATCATGAAGATGCGCAACTTCGGCAAGAAGTCGCTAGACGAAATCAAACAAGTACTTGAAGAGAGGGGGCTCTCGCTGCGTCTTTCGTAGCGAGTATCATCATGCCGCATCAAATCGCATACAAGCGCCTATCGCGCACGGACGGTCATCGCAAGGCGTTGCTGCGCAATCTCGCAACCTCGCTGTTCAAGCACGAGAAAATCGAAACGACCTCGACCAAAGCAAAAGAGATCAGCAAAGTGGCCGAGCGTCTCATTACCACCGCGATGAAAGGCGATCTCGCCGCGCGGCGCAATCTGGCGGAGTTCATCACCGAGCCGGCCGTCGTAAAGAAGCTCGTCGAACAAATCGCCCCTTCGCTCAAGGGCCGTAATGGCGGATATACGCGAATTACGAAGACGCGCGTGCGCAACGGCGACGCGGCCGAACTCTCGCTCATCGAGCTTGTTCGCTAAACCAACGTACCGGAATGAAATAAACGCACGGCGCTCGAACCGTTTCGAGCCGCCGTGTGTTTTTTTATAGCATGGAGTACGCACCGCTGCTGCGCCGGTTGCTCGCCGGCGAACACCTCGAGGCATCGCAGTCGGCCGACCTGATCGGATCGATCATGGATGGTTCGTTGACGGCGATCCAGGGCGCGGGCGCCTTGGCGGCGCTTGCCGCCAAGGGCGAACACGTGGACGAGATCGTGGGCGCGGCGCGCGCGATGCGCGAGCGCAGCCTGCACGTCGAGCATCGGCTCGAGCTGCTCGTCGACGTCGTCGGAACCGGCGGCGATGGCGCCAACACGGTCAACATCTCAACCATGGCCGCGTTAGCGGTGGCAGCCTGCGGCGTACCGGTCGCGAAGCACGGGAATCGCGCCGCTTCCAGCGCGTGCGGTAGCGCCGACGTCCTGGAAGCCGCGGGGCTACCGCTTGACGTAGCGCCCGAGCGCGCCGCGCAGATGCTGGAGTTGTCCAACTTTACGTTCATGTTCGCACCTCGCTACCATCCCGCGATGAAGAATATCGCACCCATTCGTCGAGAGTTGGGCGTGCGGACCATCTTCAACGTTCTCGGCCCGCTTACGAACCCGGCCAAGGCCAACGTGCAAATCGTCGGGGTGGCCCGCGAATCGCTGACCGGGCTGGTCGGTGACGTATTGCGCGACCTCGGCGTTCGACGTGGCGCCGTCGTTCACGGCGCGGGCGGAATCGACGAAGTCGCCGGACACGGAGTCTCCACGGTGTACTCGTTCGACGAAACGGGCGCTCACCGTTGGGAACTGGACCCGAGCGATTACGGCGTCAGCACTCCGCTGTCATCGATCGTCGCCGGATCGACGGCGCTCTGCGCCGAGGCGTTCTTTTCGATTCTGGGCGGGGAGCGTTCCGCTCGAGCCGATGTCGTCGCGCTGAACGCGGCCCTTGCGTTATTCACGGCGGGGAGTGAAACGAGGATGGAACGGGCGTTCGAGCGCGCGCGCGAGACGTTATTGAGCGGCGCGGCGCTACGGACGTTCGAACGCGCTAAGGAGATTGCTCGTGGATGACGTCCTAAAGAAGATCTATGAAGCCCGAGCCCGGCGCCTCGAAGTCGAAATGCGCGACGAGCCCTATGCGGCCTTGCGCGAGCGCGCGCTCGCGACTGTTAGCAACCGCCGCCCATTTTTGGCCACCCTGCGGGCCAGCAACGGAACCGCCGTCATTGCGGAGATCAAACGGGCGTCGCCGTCGGCGGGGCTCATCGCTCACAATTTCGATCACGTCGCAATCGGGCGC encodes the following:
- the trpD gene encoding anthranilate phosphoribosyltransferase — its product is MFFYSMEYAPLLRRLLAGEHLEASQSADLIGSIMDGSLTAIQGAGALAALAAKGEHVDEIVGAARAMRERSLHVEHRLELLVDVVGTGGDGANTVNISTMAALAVAACGVPVAKHGNRAASSACGSADVLEAAGLPLDVAPERAAQMLELSNFTFMFAPRYHPAMKNIAPIRRELGVRTIFNVLGPLTNPAKANVQIVGVARESLTGLVGDVLRDLGVRRGAVVHGAGGIDEVAGHGVSTVYSFDETGAHRWELDPSDYGVSTPLSSIVAGSTALCAEAFFSILGGERSARADVVALNAALALFTAGSETRMERAFERARETLLSGAALRTFERAKEIARG
- the rplQ gene encoding 50S ribosomal protein L17, with amino-acid sequence MAYKRLSRTDGHRKALLRNLATSLFKHEKIETTSTKAKEISKVAERLITTAMKGDLAARRNLAEFITEPAVVKKLVEQIAPSLKGRNGGYTRITKTRVRNGDAAELSLIELVR